In Lathamus discolor isolate bLatDis1 chromosome 1, bLatDis1.hap1, whole genome shotgun sequence, the following are encoded in one genomic region:
- the FAM47E gene encoding LOW QUALITY PROTEIN: protein FAM47E (The sequence of the model RefSeq protein was modified relative to this genomic sequence to represent the inferred CDS: inserted 3 bases in 2 codons; substituted 4 bases at 4 genomic stop codons), which translates to MSYKGFQESRPGFSNLLTGQCWIFLKKGLDDFRDGFPPSPDNMLVNGRKQPVSITLENSTPKSLSRALQKKSNXCRRAQVCLSKLSLLQQARKDYVAQMECCLSQHPSMCYPCLEKSTSLKILREVPGVLDPDMILKSKGGYSDYEQENQPGQEVLGHMEDMQSKVTASKTQVYGKESXVKTPCAQLPKKVAARIKEATLADFVPHDEHVKXATKHFRDWVMSLGGGNWNIDEDTLMSLLNTSCERQATVPSLFNAVKFINMETKXQDISPPHLAVRSSHYLRSLPCQVPSQTKLEKIRYGAWYLDPKTWRKQKANELLKEPEATINSLGSAKNWSEKEIEVTQLYSTQAFKEFLERKGLRHTLFLWKMVAGGNDRAPEESTKAYKEVSKKIXQNKRRLXHDHELIQILNFLKMNKTELSCS; encoded by the exons ATGTCTTATAAGGGCTTTCAAGAAAGCAGACCAGGATTCTCCAACTTGCTTACTGGTCAGTGCTGgatatttctgaagaaaggTCTAGATGACTTCAGAGATGGCTTTCCTCCTTCACCTGATAACATGCTTGTTAATGGCAGAAAACAGCCTGTCTCAATTACCCTTGAGAACAGCACACCAAAATCTTTGTCCAGAGctctacagaagaaaagcaactaGTGCAGGAGAGCACAGGTCTGTCTTTCCAAGCtcagcctgctgcagcaagCCAGGAAGGATTATGTTGCACAGATGGAGTGCTGTCTGAGCCAGCATCCTTCCATGTGCTACCCATGCTTGGAAAAAAGCACCTCCCTGAAG ATCTTGAGAGAGGTTCCAGGTGTCCTGGATCCTGACATGATACTGAAGAGTAAAGGTGGCTACAGTGACTATGAACAGGAGAACCAGCCTGGTCAGGAGGTGCTGGGTCATATGGAGGACATGCAAAGCAAAGTAACAGCTTCCAAGACTCAAGTATA TGGCAAGGAGTCTTGAGTCAAAACGCCATGTGCACAGCTTCCCAAGAAGGTAGCAGCAAGAATAAAGGAGGCCACACTGGCTGACTTTGTTCCCCATGATGAACATGTAAAGTGAGCAACCAAGCATTTTCGTGACTGGGTTATGTCTTTG GGTGGAGGGAATTGGAATATTGATGAAGATACACTCATGAGCTTGCTCAACACCAGCTGTGAAAGGCAGGCCACTGTCCCTTCACTTTTCAATGCTGTGAAATTCATCAACATGGAAACAAA CCAGGACATTTCACCTCCCCACTTAGCTGTCAGGAGTTCTCACTACCTACGGAGCCTGCCCTGCCAG gtCCCTTCCCAAACAAAACTGGAGAAGATCAGATATGGAGCATGGTATCTTGATCCCAAAAcatggagaaaacagaaagcaaatgagCTATTAAAAGAACCAGAGGCCACAATCAATAGCCTTGGGAGTGCGAAGAACTGGTCTGAAAAG GAGATAGAAGTCACACAGCTCTACAGCACACAGGCCTTTAAGGAATTCCTGGAAAGAAAGGGTCTCAGGCATACTTTG TTCCTTTGGAAAATGGTGGCTGGGGGAAATGATAGAGCTCCAGAGGAGTCAACCAAAGCTTACAAGGAAGTGTCTAAAAAGATATGACAAAATAAGCGAAGGC TTCATGACCATGAATTAATACAGATTCtaaattttcttaaaatgaataaaactgaGCTGAGTTGCTCCTAG